The following are encoded in a window of Brevibacillus sp. DP1.3A genomic DNA:
- a CDS encoding DoxX family protein, translated as MSNRFEWSALILRVIAGLTFAIHGVAKFQMGLENVAGFFGTMGLPAFIAYLVAFLEVVGGIALILGLGTRVFAGALSVVMLGAIFKAKLAAGFLGGEGGAGYELDLALLAMLVSLGISGSSKFALDAILFGKSSVE; from the coding sequence ATGTCTAATCGTTTTGAATGGAGCGCACTTATTCTACGTGTGATTGCTGGTCTTACTTTTGCCATTCACGGAGTGGCTAAATTCCAAATGGGGCTGGAGAATGTCGCTGGTTTCTTCGGGACCATGGGACTCCCTGCATTCATTGCTTATCTCGTAGCCTTCTTGGAGGTAGTAGGTGGTATTGCCTTGATTCTCGGTCTGGGTACTCGCGTGTTCGCAGGTGCGTTGTCTGTTGTCATGCTTGGTGCGATCTTTAAAGCCAAGCTCGCTGCCGGCTTCCTGGGCGGTGAAGGTGGCGCTGGTTATGAGTTGGATCTGGCCTTGCTTGCGATGTTGGTTTCTCTTGGTATCAGCGGCAGCTCCAAGTTCGCACTCGACGCTATTCTGTTTGGAAAAAGCTCGGTTGAGTAA
- a CDS encoding helix-turn-helix domain-containing protein, with the protein MKQSTLCPKFEKGMQLLGKRWTGLILYQLLSGPQRFCGLEGALPVSGRLLSERLKDLEKEGLVHRQVFTDSAPVRVEYSLTEMGKALTPVLKGIESWSQSWIELNADEMANDSEE; encoded by the coding sequence ATGAAACAGTCTACCCTCTGTCCCAAGTTCGAAAAAGGTATGCAGTTGTTGGGGAAGCGATGGACAGGTCTAATCTTATACCAATTGTTGTCGGGACCACAGCGCTTCTGTGGATTGGAAGGGGCCCTGCCAGTAAGCGGAAGGCTACTTTCTGAGCGTTTGAAGGATTTGGAGAAGGAAGGACTCGTGCATCGGCAGGTGTTTACTGATTCTGCTCCTGTCCGCGTAGAGTATTCCTTAACGGAGATGGGAAAAGCTCTGACTCCAGTGCTCAAAGGAATTGAGTCTTGGTCGCAGAGCTGGATCGAGTTGAATGCAGATGAAATGGCTAACGACAGCGAAGAATAA
- a CDS encoding helix-turn-helix domain-containing protein, whose product MSIIGQRIKWLREQKQWSQLQLAEKLGIHNTVLSRIESGEKKGVDFHLISKVADLFEVSTDFLHGRTEEPSWKRGSVRETPATFLDVDGLSEDELVEVKRHIEFLKWKALQEKNEDPS is encoded by the coding sequence ATGTCCATAATTGGTCAACGCATAAAATGGCTACGCGAGCAAAAACAATGGTCACAACTTCAATTAGCTGAAAAGCTGGGCATACATAATACGGTACTTTCGCGAATCGAGTCAGGCGAAAAGAAAGGCGTCGATTTTCATCTGATTTCCAAAGTCGCAGATTTATTTGAAGTATCCACTGATTTTCTCCACGGGCGCACGGAGGAACCATCTTGGAAACGCGGTTCTGTCCGGGAAACACCAGCGACCTTCTTAGATGTCGATGGCCTGTCAGAGGACGAGCTGGTTGAGGTCAAGCGCCATATTGAATTTTTAAAGTGGAAGGCTTTGCAAGAAAAGAACGAAGACCCTTCTTGA
- a CDS encoding helix-turn-helix domain-containing protein has product MERLNLPFIAQRRNECKLTLQEMAEALGFRNASTYLKYEKGEYDFKANHLPVLAKKLRCNMLDFFIRLVC; this is encoded by the coding sequence GTGGAACGACTCAACCTCCCGTTTATCGCGCAAAGACGTAATGAGTGCAAACTGACCTTGCAAGAAATGGCGGAAGCACTCGGGTTTCGAAATGCCTCGACATACTTGAAGTACGAGAAGGGAGAATATGATTTCAAGGCTAATCATCTGCCAGTGTTGGCTAAAAAACTACGATGTAACATGCTTGATTTTTTTATTAGGTTGGTTTGCTGA
- the nagE gene encoding N-acetylglucosamine-specific PTS transporter subunit IIBC, translated as MLAFLQKIGRALMLPVATLPAAAILQSFGLLKFEKDLNLGAFGAFMDSYIAPLLAAGGAAIFDNLALIFAVGVAIGLAGDAVAALAAVIAYVVLTKVLAAVPAAMPFIADDLKLNMGVIGGIMAGGIAAFFYNRYHSIKLPEWLGFFGGKRFVPIITSLSMVVVGLIFGIIWGPIQIALDSLGSWIVGLGATGSFLFGFFNRLLVPFGLHHVLNAIAWFQIGDFTDATGKVVHGDLHRFFAGDPSAGMFMTGFYPIMMFALPGAAFAIIHSARPEKRKVVASMFIGAALASFLTGITEVVEFAFMFAAPLLYFVHAILTGVSGYIVTSLGIKHGFGFSAGLIDYGINYHLSTNAWMIIPIGLAFAVVYYALFRFLIVKLNLKTPGREDDEDMTATAKGRNNSMQDKAIQVLTHIGGKENIVSVDACITRLRLVLKDDKKVNDKALKDLGAAGVMRLGQGSVQVVFGTHSELLKEEISKL; from the coding sequence ATGCTCGCTTTTCTGCAAAAGATTGGGAGAGCCCTCATGCTCCCGGTCGCAACGTTGCCAGCCGCAGCGATTTTGCAAAGCTTTGGTCTTCTCAAATTCGAGAAGGACCTCAATCTCGGCGCCTTTGGTGCATTCATGGACTCGTACATCGCTCCGCTTTTGGCTGCTGGCGGTGCAGCCATTTTTGACAACCTGGCATTAATCTTTGCTGTCGGTGTTGCCATTGGCTTGGCTGGAGATGCTGTTGCTGCTTTGGCCGCTGTCATTGCCTACGTCGTATTGACGAAAGTACTTGCAGCTGTTCCTGCTGCCATGCCTTTCATCGCGGACGATTTAAAACTGAACATGGGTGTCATCGGTGGTATTATGGCGGGTGGTATTGCAGCGTTTTTCTACAACCGCTACCATTCGATCAAGCTGCCAGAATGGCTAGGCTTCTTTGGTGGAAAACGCTTCGTCCCGATCATCACTTCTCTTTCCATGGTTGTCGTCGGCTTGATTTTCGGGATCATTTGGGGGCCGATCCAGATTGCCCTTGACTCATTGGGCTCTTGGATCGTAGGTCTCGGCGCAACAGGTTCTTTCTTGTTCGGATTCTTCAACCGATTGCTCGTTCCATTTGGTCTGCACCACGTACTCAATGCGATTGCCTGGTTCCAAATCGGTGACTTTACCGATGCGACAGGAAAAGTCGTACACGGCGACTTGCATCGTTTCTTTGCGGGAGACCCATCAGCAGGAATGTTTATGACTGGTTTCTATCCGATCATGATGTTCGCACTTCCTGGAGCGGCTTTCGCTATTATTCACTCAGCGCGCCCTGAAAAACGCAAAGTAGTTGCTTCTATGTTTATTGGTGCAGCTCTCGCTTCGTTCCTGACCGGGATTACCGAGGTAGTTGAATTTGCGTTCATGTTCGCTGCTCCACTCCTGTATTTTGTTCACGCGATATTGACGGGTGTGTCCGGGTATATCGTGACCTCTCTGGGTATCAAGCACGGCTTTGGATTCTCAGCGGGTCTGATCGACTACGGCATCAACTACCACCTCTCTACGAATGCTTGGATGATCATCCCGATTGGTCTGGCATTCGCCGTGGTCTACTACGCCCTGTTCCGTTTCCTTATCGTAAAGCTGAACCTCAAGACGCCAGGACGTGAGGATGACGAAGATATGACAGCTACAGCTAAGGGAAGGAACAATTCGATGCAGGATAAAGCGATCCAAGTGCTCACTCACATTGGTGGAAAAGAAAACATCGTTAGCGTAGACGCTTGCATCACTCGTTTGCGTCTCGTCTTGAAGGACGACAAGAAGGTCAATGACAAAGCTTTGAAGGACCTCGGTGCAGCAGGTGTTATGCGACTGGGTCAAGGAAGTGTGCAAGTCGTCTTCGGAACCCATTCGGAGCTGCTAAAAGAAGAGATCAGCAAGCTGTAA
- the ptsP gene encoding phosphoenolpyruvate--protein phosphotransferase, whose amino-acid sequence MLKGIPVSAGISIAPVLRLTHETAITQAESTTPVDTTQELGLLSKSVEQAREQLEKLKEQTEEQLGSEKAAILSAHIAFLDDPAFVGEMSALIENQQLVASAAVSQVADQFIALFESMDDAYMKERADDIRDVSRRLIRNISGGDTVISYPEEPFILVAWDVTPSETLQLPLQHVRGIVTAKGGATSHAAILARSLGIPAVMGAGDTLMEKVDSGSLLIIDGTSGHLIVSPDADTLAAYQEKAAQEEKERQLYEAIKELPAETTDGHRVHLMANMAVPEESDALIASGVEGIGLFRSEFLFMDRSTLPDEAEQFAAYKHVAAAFGDKPVIIRTLDVGGDKHLPALALPQEENPFLGFRAMRISLARPELFLVQLRALLRASAFGRLLIMFPMISHLEQLREAKRLLEQAKAELRAEGIAFDEKIAVGMMMEIPGACLQADAFAKEVDFFSIGTNDLVQYTLAVDRMNANIADLYSYYHPAVLRLISQVIEASHRAGIWTGLCGEMAGDPLATKLLLGLGLDEFSGAASVMPKVKERIRSTSVEEAKQLAEHVLTLSTVDEVVQYLKDKAL is encoded by the coding sequence ATGTTAAAAGGAATCCCGGTATCCGCTGGCATTTCGATAGCCCCTGTTTTACGACTCACACACGAAACAGCCATCACGCAGGCAGAGTCCACCACTCCAGTGGATACGACTCAGGAGCTAGGACTACTTAGCAAGAGCGTAGAGCAAGCACGCGAACAGCTAGAAAAGCTAAAAGAACAGACAGAGGAACAATTAGGCTCGGAAAAAGCGGCCATCCTCTCTGCTCATATTGCCTTTTTGGATGACCCGGCATTTGTTGGGGAGATGAGTGCGCTCATCGAAAATCAACAACTGGTGGCATCTGCCGCCGTCTCGCAAGTAGCCGATCAGTTCATCGCTCTCTTTGAGAGTATGGACGATGCTTACATGAAAGAGCGCGCGGATGATATTCGTGATGTGAGCCGCCGTCTGATTCGAAATATTTCGGGCGGTGACACCGTCATCTCCTACCCGGAAGAGCCATTTATTCTGGTTGCATGGGACGTCACCCCATCCGAAACGCTTCAACTTCCGCTCCAACATGTCCGAGGAATTGTCACGGCAAAAGGCGGCGCTACCTCTCATGCAGCCATATTGGCACGCTCTCTCGGAATTCCCGCTGTCATGGGTGCAGGCGATACCTTAATGGAAAAAGTAGACTCCGGAAGTTTGCTGATCATCGACGGAACCTCTGGACATCTGATTGTTTCGCCTGATGCGGATACACTGGCTGCCTATCAGGAAAAGGCCGCGCAGGAAGAAAAGGAACGCCAATTGTACGAAGCCATTAAAGAACTGCCTGCCGAAACAACCGATGGCCACCGCGTTCACCTGATGGCAAACATGGCTGTGCCAGAAGAATCAGATGCGCTGATCGCATCTGGTGTAGAAGGAATCGGTTTGTTCCGCTCCGAGTTTTTGTTTATGGATCGCAGCACCCTTCCCGATGAGGCCGAACAATTCGCAGCATACAAACATGTAGCCGCTGCTTTTGGCGACAAGCCGGTCATCATTCGCACCTTGGATGTCGGTGGCGACAAGCATTTGCCGGCACTCGCGCTTCCACAGGAGGAAAACCCGTTCCTTGGCTTCCGCGCAATGCGCATCTCGTTAGCCAGACCGGAATTGTTCCTGGTGCAATTACGTGCTCTCTTACGTGCTAGTGCATTTGGTCGCCTGCTGATCATGTTCCCGATGATTTCCCATCTGGAGCAGCTGCGTGAAGCCAAACGATTACTGGAGCAAGCGAAAGCAGAACTGCGGGCAGAAGGAATCGCTTTTGACGAGAAGATCGCAGTAGGCATGATGATGGAGATTCCGGGTGCCTGCCTGCAAGCAGATGCGTTTGCGAAAGAGGTAGATTTTTTCAGCATCGGCACGAATGATCTCGTTCAATATACCCTGGCTGTAGACCGGATGAATGCCAATATCGCCGATCTGTACAGCTACTACCATCCGGCCGTATTACGATTGATTTCCCAAGTCATCGAAGCTTCCCATAGGGCGGGCATTTGGACTGGGCTGTGTGGGGAAATGGCGGGAGATCCGTTAGCTACCAAGCTCTTGCTCGGATTGGGACTCGATGAGTTCAGCGGTGCCGCTTCAGTCATGCCAAAAGTCAAAGAACGTATCCGTTCCACCAGCGTAGAGGAAGCCAAACAACTGGCCGAGCACGTTCTTACACTCTCTACTGTAGACGAGGTCGTTCAATATCTGAAAGACAAAGCCTTATAA
- a CDS encoding HPr family phosphocarrier protein: MVQFEVTVNVEGGLHARPAALLVNCSSQSQSKITLSKGTKHADGKSILGIMTLGVSQGDTLTVQIDGTDEQNVATAIQQLLEQSSSNI; this comes from the coding sequence ATGGTTCAATTTGAAGTAACCGTCAATGTAGAGGGTGGGCTCCACGCGAGACCAGCAGCTCTACTCGTGAATTGTTCGTCGCAATCTCAGTCAAAGATTACGCTGAGCAAAGGGACAAAACACGCAGATGGCAAAAGCATTCTCGGCATCATGACGTTGGGTGTCTCCCAAGGCGACACCCTGACCGTTCAGATCGACGGAACGGATGAACAAAACGTAGCCACTGCGATTCAGCAGCTATTGGAGCAATCCTCGTCAAACATATAG
- a CDS encoding PTS glucose transporter subunit IIA — protein MLRSLFSRKKQQQEVTFLAPLTGTVLPLSEVPDPVFAGKVVGDGVAILPSADTLVSPVDGKVTHLFPTHHAIGLSTESGLEILMHIGIDTVKLNGKGFTPFVSVGDQVKAGDKLIQFDKSVLEDAGCPIVTPIVITNGDRVAEQNVVAKATVQAGQEPLMTVVLK, from the coding sequence ATGCTACGCAGTCTTTTTTCCCGGAAAAAACAACAACAAGAGGTAACCTTTCTTGCACCATTAACAGGTACCGTACTCCCCCTGTCCGAAGTTCCTGATCCTGTATTTGCAGGTAAAGTCGTCGGTGATGGTGTAGCGATTTTGCCAAGTGCAGATACTCTCGTCTCCCCTGTCGATGGAAAGGTAACACATCTTTTCCCTACTCATCATGCTATCGGGCTGTCGACTGAAAGTGGTCTTGAGATATTGATGCATATCGGAATTGATACTGTGAAATTAAACGGGAAAGGCTTTACCCCGTTTGTCTCGGTTGGCGATCAAGTGAAAGCTGGCGACAAGCTCATCCAATTCGACAAGAGTGTACTGGAGGATGCGGGTTGTCCGATCGTAACACCGATCGTTATTACAAACGGTGATCGGGTTGCTGAACAAAATGTGGTGGCAAAAGCAACTGTGCAAGCAGGCCAAGAGCCACTTATGACTGTCGTCTTAAAATAA
- the glcT gene encoding glucose PTS transporter transcription antiterminator GlcT: MSREKEKTYAITRVLNHNVVLVEEPGPGQEIVLFGKGIGFGAKPGNTIPAHDSRVEKRFRLENENHQKQYQNILSQVDPAVVGIAEEIIALIAIEITPELNEHVHVALPDHIQFAIYRLNNGMEIVNPFLFEIQTLYTKEYALANRAADMIKNAFDLDIPDSEIGFLALHIHSAISYVPVKKAVQFTNIITELVSLIEERTAITIERSTIDYVRLITHLRFAVERIRQQKFIKNPLLDRVKTTMPEAYQLATELAQYISTRLEIAVPEDEVGYMALHLYRLLQQN, encoded by the coding sequence TTGTCCCGTGAAAAGGAAAAAACGTACGCAATTACGCGTGTGTTGAACCATAACGTCGTACTCGTGGAAGAACCCGGACCCGGACAAGAAATTGTCCTGTTCGGAAAAGGAATCGGATTTGGCGCAAAACCCGGGAATACCATCCCCGCCCATGACTCGCGAGTGGAAAAGCGCTTCAGGCTCGAAAATGAAAATCATCAGAAGCAGTATCAGAACATCTTGAGCCAAGTAGATCCTGCTGTCGTAGGAATTGCGGAAGAAATTATCGCTCTTATTGCGATAGAGATTACGCCAGAATTGAACGAACATGTCCACGTTGCCTTGCCTGACCATATCCAGTTTGCCATCTATCGGCTCAATAACGGTATGGAGATCGTGAATCCGTTCTTGTTCGAAATCCAGACGCTGTACACGAAGGAGTACGCGCTGGCGAATCGGGCAGCGGATATGATCAAAAACGCATTCGACCTGGACATTCCAGATAGTGAAATCGGATTTCTGGCCTTGCACATTCACTCCGCGATCAGCTACGTCCCAGTAAAAAAGGCTGTCCAATTCACCAACATCATCACGGAGTTGGTAAGCCTGATTGAAGAGCGAACAGCCATTACGATTGAACGCAGTACCATTGATTACGTTCGCCTCATTACCCATCTGCGCTTTGCCGTTGAGCGCATTCGTCAACAAAAATTCATCAAGAACCCGCTTCTGGACCGAGTCAAAACCACCATGCCAGAAGCCTACCAATTGGCAACAGAGCTGGCTCAATACATCTCCACCCGTCTCGAGATTGCTGTACCAGAAGACGAGGTTGGTTACATGGCTCTGCACCTTTATCGCTTATTACAACAAAATTAA
- a CDS encoding ribonuclease H-like YkuK family protein, with translation MGLTSANTLFDRFHSPTRGLLAKEEVFSHIEHTISSIDGPFEIIVGADSQLKSRGTFFALVITVIRPGHGGTFFYHKFQERRYSSLQQRIFQEAMYAVGLATEVRQYLRDHHLDTPIRLHFDIGTNGPTRKFIQSLLSLAETNHFRAEIKPNSFCASTIADKYTK, from the coding sequence GTGGGCTTAACCTCTGCAAATACGTTATTTGATCGCTTTCACAGTCCGACTAGAGGTCTACTGGCAAAAGAAGAAGTGTTTTCCCACATCGAACATACCATCTCATCAATAGATGGTCCATTTGAAATTATTGTGGGGGCCGACTCCCAATTAAAAAGCCGCGGGACTTTTTTTGCCCTTGTTATCACGGTGATTCGTCCCGGTCATGGGGGTACCTTCTTTTATCACAAATTTCAGGAACGCCGGTATTCATCCTTGCAACAGCGTATATTTCAGGAAGCGATGTACGCAGTCGGACTTGCCACAGAAGTACGCCAATATTTGCGGGACCACCACTTAGATACTCCCATCCGCCTGCATTTTGATATCGGTACGAATGGCCCTACCCGTAAGTTTATCCAGTCTTTGTTGAGCTTAGCAGAAACCAACCACTTTCGTGCCGAAATCAAACCGAACTCCTTCTGTGCATCTACGATTGCCGACAAGTACACCAAGTAA
- the tadA gene encoding tRNA adenosine(34) deaminase TadA — translation MTQANEHDYYMKQAMEEARKAAAIGEVPIGAVIVRDGEIIGRGYNLRETQKDPTLHAELIAIREASERLGGWRLIGCTLYVTLEPCPMCAGAIVQSRIEQVVYGARDPKAGCAGTLMNLLEEPRFNHQVPVIEGVLAEECGQMLKDFFRGLRKKRQPVQE, via the coding sequence GTGACACAAGCAAATGAACATGATTATTATATGAAACAAGCCATGGAAGAGGCCCGGAAAGCCGCTGCGATTGGTGAGGTTCCGATCGGTGCGGTCATCGTGCGTGACGGGGAAATCATAGGTCGCGGATACAACTTGCGGGAAACACAAAAAGACCCTACCTTGCACGCGGAATTGATCGCGATACGGGAGGCAAGTGAACGCTTGGGTGGATGGCGCTTGATCGGATGTACGCTGTACGTAACGTTGGAGCCGTGTCCGATGTGTGCGGGTGCAATCGTTCAAAGCCGCATCGAACAGGTAGTGTATGGCGCTCGTGATCCAAAGGCGGGCTGTGCCGGGACATTAATGAACCTGCTGGAAGAGCCGCGCTTCAATCATCAGGTGCCAGTCATAGAGGGCGTTCTTGCAGAGGAATGCGGGCAGATGCTCAAGGACTTCTTTCGTGGATTGCGAAAAAAAAGACAGCCGGTACAGGAATGA
- a CDS encoding pseudouridine synthase, protein MKRERLDKVLANMAIGTRKEVKALVKQRLIVVDGVVATDPGMHVIAEEQEILVDGEPLNFKRWVYVLLNKPPGVVSATEDNVHETVVDLLPYEWAIKVHPVGRLDIDTEGLLLLTNDGQLSHSLLSPKKKVDKEYFAHIDGRVTEHHVQEFAKGVELEDFTTLPAKLEIISSGETSEIRVTIMEGKFHQVKRMFAAFDLQVTYLQRIRMGPLHLDPSLAPGEYRELTEEELHMLQNVNK, encoded by the coding sequence ATGAAACGTGAACGTTTGGACAAGGTGCTGGCCAATATGGCAATCGGCACACGCAAGGAAGTGAAAGCATTAGTGAAACAGCGACTGATCGTCGTGGACGGCGTTGTCGCAACAGACCCTGGGATGCATGTCATTGCCGAGGAACAGGAAATTCTTGTGGATGGAGAACCACTCAACTTTAAGCGCTGGGTATACGTTTTGCTGAACAAGCCGCCTGGAGTGGTTTCTGCTACAGAGGACAATGTTCATGAAACCGTAGTGGACTTGCTCCCGTACGAGTGGGCTATCAAGGTGCATCCGGTTGGCCGACTGGATATTGATACAGAGGGCCTCTTGCTCTTGACCAATGATGGTCAGCTCTCCCATAGCCTCTTGTCCCCGAAAAAGAAAGTGGACAAGGAGTACTTTGCACACATCGATGGCCGGGTCACTGAGCACCATGTACAGGAGTTCGCCAAAGGCGTGGAATTAGAGGACTTTACTACACTGCCAGCCAAGCTAGAGATTATCTCTTCGGGAGAAACATCAGAGATTCGTGTCACCATCATGGAAGGAAAGTTCCATCAGGTAAAGCGGATGTTTGCTGCTTTCGACCTGCAGGTCACCTATCTGCAACGGATTCGTATGGGCCCGCTTCACCTTGACCCGTCACTTGCCCCTGGTGAGTATCGCGAACTGACTGAAGAAGAGCTGCACATGCTGCAAAACGTAAACAAATAA
- a CDS encoding RNA polymerase sigma factor, producing MDSDDRIERWFQQYGHDIYNYLAYFTGRRDVEDLVQEVFTKALRALSSYEGRAQPKTWLLTIARHAAIDYRRKQKMMDWFPENVLRLLTSKERTPEKALVLKEQLQEVYEAMNHLKSTYREVLILRLIEGVSTVETAEILGWSEAKVSTTLHRAIKELQKQMGNSGREVNLHDAIF from the coding sequence ATGGATTCCGATGATCGAATAGAGCGATGGTTCCAGCAATACGGCCATGATATTTACAATTACCTCGCGTATTTTACCGGACGTAGAGATGTAGAGGATTTAGTCCAGGAAGTTTTTACGAAGGCGCTAAGAGCCTTATCAAGTTACGAAGGAAGGGCACAGCCCAAGACATGGCTTCTGACCATCGCGCGCCATGCAGCGATCGATTATAGGCGAAAGCAAAAAATGATGGACTGGTTCCCCGAAAACGTCCTCCGACTCCTCACTTCCAAAGAGCGTACACCTGAGAAGGCATTGGTGTTAAAGGAACAATTGCAGGAAGTTTATGAAGCGATGAATCATCTCAAAAGCACGTATCGAGAAGTTCTAATCCTGCGATTGATAGAGGGAGTATCTACAGTAGAGACAGCAGAAATTTTGGGCTGGAGTGAAGCAAAAGTCAGCACGACGCTCCATCGAGCTATCAAGGAATTGCAAAAACAAATGGGCAATAGCGGCAGGGAGGTCAATCTACATGACGCCATCTTTTAA
- a CDS encoding penicillin-binding protein 2 gives MTPSFKEKEISTVLQAFPSLQMEEDKRREIASHIRRERELLVQMKRRKKYAKFIGGAVASFALLFIAYQWMPSEVTPSVPSAQQMSKEESQKVLAAETTSQADIVLTLDSQIQEYVEEAIHKTSKAYQFENMTVIVTDPNTGEILGMGNLKNQETNDRVPDIVKAKPDPVAAFPIVTLAAAIEEGKYKDNETYESGTYETTPGKFIKDHNNGAGWGQITYLEGIQRSSNVAFAKLSEQIPNDSLQQYFERFGFGAKTGTEQINEQPGKIPNMDTPYHKAMVAYGLGGSASAIQQVAAVGAIANGGELMKPHITKEERNHIDKGRRVISEETAKQVREILESVVKTPPGSSRDFSIKEHTVAGRTGIAEKRDQQGNFIEGKYTYSFIGFAPSDDPKLLIYIAVDNPNTDLWVRLWGKEIVAPPFKEIMENSLQYLQER, from the coding sequence ATGACGCCATCTTTTAAAGAAAAAGAGATAAGCACAGTGCTGCAAGCATTTCCATCGCTTCAGATGGAAGAGGACAAACGACGTGAAATCGCGAGTCATATTCGTCGAGAAAGGGAGCTGCTCGTACAAATGAAAAGGCGAAAAAAGTATGCCAAGTTCATCGGGGGAGCAGTTGCTTCATTTGCTTTATTGTTTATCGCTTATCAGTGGATGCCTTCGGAGGTAACCCCATCCGTGCCAAGCGCACAACAGATGAGTAAAGAGGAGAGTCAAAAGGTACTAGCCGCTGAAACGACATCCCAAGCAGATATTGTTCTGACCCTCGATTCACAAATTCAGGAGTATGTAGAAGAAGCGATACATAAGACCAGCAAAGCCTATCAGTTCGAAAATATGACGGTAATCGTTACCGATCCAAATACCGGAGAAATTCTTGGGATGGGGAATCTGAAAAATCAGGAAACCAATGACCGGGTTCCAGATATAGTAAAAGCGAAACCAGATCCTGTGGCCGCATTTCCGATCGTGACGTTGGCGGCTGCTATTGAAGAGGGGAAGTATAAGGACAACGAAACTTACGAGTCCGGAACCTACGAGACTACCCCAGGCAAGTTTATAAAAGACCACAATAATGGTGCAGGGTGGGGACAGATTACGTATTTAGAAGGTATCCAACGTTCTTCGAATGTCGCTTTTGCCAAGCTCAGTGAACAGATACCCAATGATTCGTTGCAGCAATATTTTGAACGCTTCGGTTTTGGAGCGAAAACTGGTACTGAACAAATCAATGAACAGCCCGGAAAGATACCAAACATGGATACTCCCTATCATAAGGCAATGGTAGCTTATGGACTTGGGGGTTCTGCCTCTGCAATTCAACAAGTAGCTGCTGTCGGGGCTATCGCCAACGGTGGTGAATTGATGAAACCACATATTACGAAGGAGGAAAGGAATCACATTGACAAAGGGCGTAGAGTCATCTCAGAGGAAACAGCCAAACAGGTTCGAGAGATTTTAGAATCTGTTGTAAAAACCCCCCCCGGTTCGAGTAGAGATTTTTCTATAAAAGAACATACAGTCGCTGGGCGAACAGGGATAGCAGAGAAACGCGACCAGCAAGGAAACTTCATCGAAGGAAAATATACGTATTCGTTTATCGGATTTGCACCAAGTGATGATCCAAAGCTATTGATTTACATAGCTGTTGATAACCCGAATACAGACCTCTGGGTAAGATTATGGGGGAAAGAAATTGTTGCTCCCCCTTTCAAAGAAATCATGGAAAACAGTTTGCAGTATCTACAAGAACGATAA
- a CDS encoding DUF4275 family protein, with translation MKLADRMKEKNTKTTELSIWGPYLREEWEKHFAGHLTEEDKERIFLKNKDGYQGYLWHLFSNKLRDCLEREEADEAFQQVAHESYYVFYQLSNEVLILENATAFSVADLEKEYDVYVVDKDFTWTYVKTHETKWCGPYFCRK, from the coding sequence ATGAAACTAGCTGATCGGATGAAGGAGAAGAACACGAAGACAACGGAGCTGTCTATTTGGGGACCGTACTTACGGGAAGAATGGGAGAAGCATTTTGCGGGCCATCTGACCGAAGAAGATAAAGAGAGGATTTTTCTCAAAAATAAAGACGGCTACCAGGGGTATCTGTGGCATTTATTCAGCAATAAGCTGAGAGATTGTCTTGAACGCGAGGAAGCGGATGAAGCCTTTCAGCAAGTTGCCCATGAGTCGTACTATGTGTTTTACCAGCTTTCCAACGAAGTGTTGATCTTGGAAAATGCTACGGCGTTTTCTGTCGCGGACTTGGAAAAGGAATACGATGTGTACGTCGTGGATAAGGATTTTACGTGGACGTATGTGAAGACCCATGAAACCAAGTGGTGTGGACCTTATTTTTGTAGGAAGTAG